A window from Azoarcus sp. DD4 encodes these proteins:
- a CDS encoding DUF5131 family protein, with product MGDNTKIEWTDATWNPVSGCSKVSAGCKHCYAERDWARLSANPETRYFNRLFTDVQVHGDMLSLPVRWAKPRRIFVNSMSDLFHVEVSDGFIANVFAVMAACPQHTFQVLTKRPERMLDLLGGKDARWIAQAQQRMTEAGVIPAGAYTVRWPLPNVWIGVSVEDQEAADERIPLLLRTPAAVRWISAEPLLGHVDLGRWIGDEDCYVCGARFFGDEIRLRLPAGPEQVRVVDFEDEPDDENDIRRVCPACGQRDDCGEVGPVEEEDLGGGLNWVIVGGESGPKARPMHPDLVRSLRDQCAAAGVPFFMKQLGGTRDKRGALEDLPEDLRVREMPNAAA from the coding sequence ATGGGAGATAACACCAAGATCGAATGGACGGATGCCACGTGGAATCCGGTATCTGGCTGCAGCAAGGTGTCGGCCGGCTGCAAGCATTGCTACGCCGAACGCGACTGGGCGCGGCTTTCCGCCAACCCGGAAACGCGGTACTTCAATCGCCTCTTCACCGACGTGCAGGTGCACGGCGACATGCTTTCCCTGCCTGTGCGCTGGGCGAAGCCGCGCCGCATCTTCGTCAACTCGATGTCCGACCTGTTCCATGTGGAGGTTTCGGACGGATTCATCGCCAACGTGTTCGCCGTCATGGCGGCCTGCCCGCAGCACACGTTCCAGGTGCTGACGAAACGCCCCGAACGGATGCTCGACCTGCTCGGCGGCAAAGACGCGCGGTGGATCGCCCAGGCACAGCAGCGGATGACCGAGGCCGGTGTCATCCCGGCCGGGGCATATACCGTGCGGTGGCCGCTGCCGAACGTGTGGATTGGCGTGAGCGTGGAGGATCAAGAGGCGGCGGACGAGCGCATCCCGCTGCTACTGCGGACTCCGGCGGCGGTGCGGTGGATCTCGGCCGAGCCGCTGCTGGGGCATGTCGACCTCGGCCGCTGGATCGGTGATGAGGACTGCTATGTATGTGGCGCGCGCTTCTTCGGCGATGAGATCCGTTTGCGCCTACCTGCGGGGCCTGAGCAGGTGCGAGTGGTCGATTTTGAGGACGAGCCAGACGACGAGAACGACATCCGCCGCGTGTGTCCGGCATGCGGTCAGCGGGACGACTGCGGAGAGGTTGGGCCAGTTGAAGAGGAGGATCTGGGGGGCGGCCTGAACTGGGTCATCGTCGGCGGCGAGTCTGGACCCAAGGCGCGACCGATGCATCCGGACTTGGTGCGGAGCCTGCGCGACCAGTGCGCCGCGGCCGGCGTGCCGTTCTTCATGAAACAACTGGGCGGCACCCGAGACAAGCGAGGCGCGCTCGAAGACCTACCGGAGGACCTGCGTGTACGGGAGATGCCGAATGCTGCAGCCTAA
- a CDS encoding Mor transcription activator family protein: protein MSLMLDDDYPEALGLIATAAYAWLTTRLKLDHQPAAEAALSIAEAARKELGGGMLYIPKGTAWELSARDREIYARFRGDNYDQLAREFQLTEMRIRQIVDRCRRTDLKDRQAGLF from the coding sequence ATGTCGCTGATGCTCGACGACGACTACCCCGAAGCGCTCGGGCTGATCGCGACCGCAGCCTACGCCTGGCTCACCACCAGGCTGAAGCTCGATCACCAGCCCGCCGCAGAGGCGGCGCTGTCGATCGCCGAGGCCGCCCGCAAGGAACTCGGCGGTGGGATGCTGTACATACCCAAGGGCACCGCGTGGGAGCTGTCGGCCCGCGATCGCGAGATCTACGCCAGGTTCCGCGGCGACAATTACGACCAACTGGCCCGCGAGTTCCAGCTGACCGAAATGCGCATCCGCCAGATCGTCGACCGCTGCCGACGTACCGACCTCAAGGACCGCCAAGCCGGCCTTTTCTGA
- a CDS encoding regulatory protein GemA, giving the protein MTSAAFASARAAQRARLIKTVQTGRNRLGLDEDTYRDILAAHSGGKRSAKDLDVFELEAVVKHLRKAGFTPTKPTSAAPRERRTLDTSAEASKARALWLWLHQVGIVRDPSEAALAAFVRRTNGVDDLRWARRKDWTIEGLKAWAARQLPAKIEERLPRYKAAGKLHPLATVGTLAARLRPTLNPTTFDALQAVSDYLDGLDKAMAEAG; this is encoded by the coding sequence ATGACCAGCGCCGCCTTCGCCTCGGCCCGCGCCGCGCAGCGCGCCCGGCTGATCAAGACCGTCCAGACCGGCCGCAACCGGCTCGGCCTGGACGAGGACACCTACCGCGACATTCTCGCCGCCCACTCCGGTGGCAAACGCTCGGCGAAGGATCTGGATGTGTTCGAGCTGGAAGCGGTGGTGAAACACCTGCGCAAGGCCGGCTTCACGCCGACCAAGCCCACCAGCGCCGCACCGCGCGAACGCCGCACCCTGGACACCTCGGCCGAGGCCAGCAAGGCCCGCGCGCTGTGGCTGTGGCTGCACCAGGTGGGCATCGTCCGCGACCCCAGCGAGGCCGCGCTCGCGGCCTTCGTGCGCCGGACCAACGGCGTGGATGACCTGCGCTGGGCGCGCCGGAAGGACTGGACCATCGAAGGCCTCAAGGCCTGGGCCGCCCGCCAGCTGCCCGCCAAGATCGAGGAGCGCCTGCCGCGCTACAAGGCCGCCGGCAAGCTCCATCCGCTGGCCACCGTCGGCACGCTGGCCGCCCGGCTGCGGCCGACGCTCAACCCGACGACCTTCGATGCCCTGCAGGCTGTGTCGGACTACCTCGACGGCCTCGACAAGGCCATGGCGGAGGCCGGTTGA